From the Brachyspira intermedia PWS/A genome, the window AATTAGAAGAAGTTTTAGAGCGTGCTAATAAGGCAGGAATATTTTATTTTGTGGATATAGGAGTTCACCCAGATGATATAGACGAACGTATGTTTATATTATCCGATGCTGAAGGTGTATTCTTTAGTATGGGTTATTATCCTGATTATGCCAATGAAAATGATGAAGACACTTTAAAAGCTTTTGAATTAAAAATAAAAAATTTAAATAAAAAAACATTAGAGAAAAGAAATAAATCAATATATGCTGTAGGAGAAATAGGACTCGATTATTATCATAATGAAGATAATAAAAATGAACAAAAAGCATTTTTTAGAGCTTTATGCGAGGCAGCAAAAAATGTTGATTTGCCTATATTGATTCATAGCAGAGATGCTTTCAAAGATACTTTTAAAGTTCTTAGAGATGCAGATTTGCCAAAAAGAGGAATATTTCATTGCTTTAGCGGAAATGTAGAAGATGCAAAAAATGCTTTGGATTTGGGATATATATTATCTTTTTCAGGATCTTCAACATATATGAAAAATGATTTTATAAGAGATGCTGTAAAATATGTACCTAAAGATATGTTCACAATAGAAACTGATGCTCCTTATCTTACTCCTCAAAAGGTTAGAGGCAGAGCAAATGAACCATCTTTTATTCCTTATACAGTAGAAGTACTGGCAGAGGTTAGGGGAGAAAGCAGCGAGGATATTATGAGAACTGCTTTAGAAAATGCTGTAAGAGTTTTAGAATTGCCTATTGATTTGAATAGAATATGATTGATATAAAAAAGCTCTCAATAATGTAAAAACTATTATCGAGAGCTTATTTTTAATTAATATTATCTTTAATTAATAGATTTAACAACTTCTTTTAATTTGTTTAAATCATCAGCATTAGGGTGTCCCATAGCATTATCATAATTTGCTAATTTAGCTTGAACAACTTTTTTCTCATCTTCGCTTGCAGCTTTTTCAAGCATGTTCTCTAAATTTTTCTTTTGTCCGTCTATCCATTGACCCTGACAAGCATAAGTGCCAATTAAATTATTTGAAGCATCCAAGAAAGTTTTAGCAGGATTAAGCATTTTATCATAATAAGCCTGATTATCACCATAACCAACAGTCATAAATAAGAATACTTTTTTATTTTTTAATGTCTGCATAAATTTTCCAGCAGCTTCATCGCAAGTACCTTTATAGCTTCCAGCACCAACGAATACTATATCTGAATCATTAACTTTAGCATTGTCCACTGCATCAGGCTTTACACATTGAAGACATTCTCCATTAGCAGCTTCTTTTATAGCCAAAGCCAATTTTTCAGTATTTCCGCTTTTACTTGTATAAACAATAGAATATTTCATTTTTTAACTCCTTTTGTTAGATTATTCTAATTTATTATAACATTTTTTAAAAGTTTAGCAATATACTGTATAGTAGTATTTTATTTATTTTTTATATTGACTATTTTTTGATACTTGCTATTGTATGTAAAATATGTTATAATATGGAAATTATAAAGTGAAATTTATTATATTATTA encodes:
- a CDS encoding flavodoxin family protein — protein: MKYSIVYTSKSGNTEKLALAIKEAANGECLQCVKPDAVDNAKVNDSDIVFVGAGSYKGTCDEAAGKFMQTLKNKKVFLFMTVGYGDNQAYYDKMLNPAKTFLDASNNLIGTYACQGQWIDGQKKNLENMLEKAASEDEKKVVQAKLANYDNAMGHPNADDLNKLKEVVKSIN
- a CDS encoding TatD family hydrolase; protein product: MIDSHCHLTYISKKSKELEEVLERANKAGIFYFVDIGVHPDDIDERMFILSDAEGVFFSMGYYPDYANENDEDTLKAFELKIKNLNKKTLEKRNKSIYAVGEIGLDYYHNEDNKNEQKAFFRALCEAAKNVDLPILIHSRDAFKDTFKVLRDADLPKRGIFHCFSGNVEDAKNALDLGYILSFSGSSTYMKNDFIRDAVKYVPKDMFTIETDAPYLTPQKVRGRANEPSFIPYTVEVLAEVRGESSEDIMRTALENAVRVLELPIDLNRI